Part of the Labrenzia sp. PHM005 genome is shown below.
CGGCAACCTTGTTTTGGTCAATCGTGGGCCAGGATTCAACGCCGAAATCCAACCACTGCCAGCCAGTTTTGACTGGCCCGGCAATTCGGCAACTCCCCGGATGGTTCTGGTAGTTGTCCCAGAGGTGCCTGGTTACAAATCCCGGCAGGAAATCCATGGGGACTGGGCGTTCTACCGGTTCGTGCGGGCAAACCGGGTCAGTTCGAAAGGCAAGAGCTTCGTCATTCGAAGGACTTTGGGCGGCCGGCAAGTCGCCTTTACCGTCACTTTAGGCACAAAACCCAATCCATTCTTTTTGTCGGCCGTCGGTGAGTTCCGATGCCCGACCAGTTTTTGACGTTATGGGGTGCGGATATTTCGGCAAGTTGCCCATGCGCGGGGACTTCGTCAGCCGGGATTGTCCGGCCGGGTTCCTGGAGATCTGGGAGCCGTTTTTACAAGAGGGCCTGAGCCAGGCCCGCCTCGATCTGAAAGAGGCATGGGAGGAGGCTTATATGACCATGCCGGTCTGGAGGTTTTTGATTGAACCGGTTGGAACGGACAGCCCTTTGCAGGCTGCCGTAGCCGGGGCTTTTATGCCGAATGTCGACCGGGTCGGACGCAAATATCCCTTAGTGCTTGTGGCTGAAATCAAGCGCTCTGGGGACGGAGTCTATCCCTCAGACAAATGGTTCGCTGACTTGGAAAACACGCTTTTGGCAACGTTGAGGGACGAAGCGACATTCGAGCAGTTTTTGAGCGATTTTGATGCGTTGCCGGAGGCGGAAACTGTACAAGTCAGCTCGAAAGAAACAGATCGGACTGGCTTTGCGCTGGCCGGACCTAAGGCGGACGATTTGCAGTCAGAATTTTGGACCGCGGTACGTGGGAAAACCCTTCGGTTCAAGTTTTCCGGAATGCCGGAGGCGGCGGCTTTCAAGGTATTGGTAAGACCCGAGTTATCTGAACAGGAAACTGGGGGAAGTTTGGCAGGGGATGTTCATGGGCAGTCTCGGGAGGATCTGCAGACATGACGGCTCGTTTGAAGGCACAGGACAATCTCCATGGATTTGCAGTTGGCTTGACCGATGTCGGGCGCATGCGCCAGGAAAACCAGGACACGTTTTTTATCGATGAGGATCTTGGAGTCTATGCCGTGATGGATGGCGCAGGCGGTATGAATGACGGTGCCCGTGCATCGGGACTTGTTCGCGAAGCGTTGACAGGCATTTCCAATCCATCGAGTGCGGAAGATCTGTTTGATCAGTTTGAAAGCCATGTCATCCGGGCAAAAGACCAGATCGAGCGGGCGGCCGAACACGCCAATGGTGCCGGGATGGGGACAACCATTGCTGCCCTTCTCACTTACGGGTCCCATTTCGTTTGTCTTTGGGCTGGAGACAGCCGGGTCTACAGGTTCCGCAACGGGCGGCTTGAACAGCTGACAACCGATCACACTGAGGCTCAGGACCTGGTCGACAAACGGGTTCTGACACCAGAAGAAGCCAAGAGGTATCCGCGCCGACATGTGATCACCCGGGCGATCGGGTCCGGGCTGGATCTCGAACTGGACGCAGTATCCGGCAATTTGCGGTCTTCAGATCGGTTTATGCTGTGTTCCGATGGTTTAACCGGCCACCTGGACGATGCCGTTATTGAGACGTTTTTGATGGATAGTGCGGCGAAAGCGACTGCAAAAGGGTTGATTGACGGTGCGCTCGAAAGCGGTGGATCCGATAATGTGACCGTTGTCATCGTCGACATCGACCAATCATCCTCGTCGCAGGCGGAGGACCGCAAATGACACCTCCCGACAATCTGCTGCCCAAAGGAACGCGGCTGAACAATCTCTATGAGATTGAAGAGCATATCGCAGACGGCGGTATCGGCACCGTCTACCGGGCACGGGATGTAGAAAGCGGCGATCCGGTCGCCATCAAGGTTCTGCTTGCCAGCTTCGCGCGCGATCAGATGATCGTCGATCTGTTCCGCCGGGAAGCCAAAATTCTAAAGAAGCTGACCCATGAAGCGCTGACTCAATATTTCGTCTTCGCCAAGGAGCCGGAGCTCGGCATTTACTATCTGGCGATGGAATTTGTGGCTGGCCCGTCGCTCAGTTCGCGTTTGGAACAGGGCGCGCTGGAACCGGAAGCCGCCTACCGGTTGTTAAAGCGGCTCGCCGAAGCCCTCCAGGCTGTGCACGACTGCCAGGTCATTCACCGGGATCTTTCGCCGGATAATATTATCCTTCAAAACGGAGATGTCGGTCAGGCAAAGATCATTGATTTTGGCATTTCCAAATCGAAGGCCAGCGGACCGACCATCATTGGAGACGGATTTGCTGGCAAGGTCAATTATGTGTCGCCGGAGCAAGTCGGCATTTTTGATGGCAAGGTAACATCGCGCAGCGACATTTATTCCCTTGGTCTGGTGATCGCGGAATCCTTGACAGGGAAACAGCTCGATATGGGCGGAACACAAGCCCAGATTGTGGAAAAACGGCGCATCCTGCCGCCGCTAGATGGGATCGACTTGCGGTTCCAACCTTTGCTGGAAGCTATGCTGCAGCCGGACCCGGCAAACCGTCCGGCATCAATGCGAGAAGTCGCCAATTGGACGATGGGCGCGCCGATGCAGTCCGGCATTCCGGATAAGACCGTCATTCAATTCCAGCCTAGTCCACCGCCCGAGCAGGAACTTTTGGATCAGGACCTTGCCAAACCGAATTGGCCGCGCCGGATATTGCTCGGTTTGTCCTTGATCGGTTTTGCTGGGCTTGGGGCGGCTGGTGTCTTTTTCATCGCGGGACCAACGGTGGAAGACACCGGGCCTGAACGGCCGTTCCTGGCGGCAACTCCTCGGGAAAATGCCCCGGAGGCTCCAGTTCAGCCAACGGACCCCGAACCAGTACCGGCTGTTACGCCAGAGCCTCCCAAAACTTCTCCCGATATTCAGGATACGGCCGGACAACAGACAGCAGAAGACAAATCGCAGGATGAGCAGGTTATCGGCAATCTACAGGATCGGACAAACGTCATCATAGAACAGTCTGTAAAACCGGCGGACCCTGCGCCCAGCACAGATCAGATGACACCAGAAGACCGGATCCGGAAGTATGTCACGGGTTATAAATCCGGAGAGTGCATGTATCTTCAGCCGGTGAAGATCGCGGCCAACTTTGCTGAGATCGAAGGATTTGCCGCGCGGACACCGCCGTTTATCGCGTTTGATGGCGATTTCAAAAAATCCCAGGGATTTGAGGCGACGATCCAGGCAAATTTGGTCACGGATGCGCAGTGTGCGGCTGTTGCGTTTTTGCGGGCAACGCCTCAAGGCACCGGCCGGACTGAGCTGCAATTGGATATGCAAAGAACCGTTGTTCCAAACGGCAGCAATATGGCTGGCCGGATCTCCGGGTTTGATCCCGCTGCCGGGGATTTGGGATTGATTATCGTTGCGAGCGACGGACAGGTCTCAAATCTCAGCGCCTATCTGTTGTCAGATGATGGCGGGGCAGGGTTTGTAATTCCGCTGCAGCTCAACAGGTCTACTGAGGAAACCGGACTGATCATTGCCCTTGTTGGCAAGAACCTTCAAAATGCCTTGGCGAATGCCGCCAAAAATCGGGCGGCGAGCTTCTTTGAAGGACTTGAACGGGATGGTGCGGTCTTGCGGGCCACAGCAACAACGATCAAGGTCTTGCCGTAAGAGCGTGTGATGGCAGATGAAGCGTTTCAGCAAACCGATCCATCTTCCAGAGTTGATTAAGGGGCCAAAACGCGACAGTTCATTGGCCCTGATCAATGTTGTGTTTTTACTGCTTGTGTTCCTTCTTGTGTCCGGCACTCTCCGGCCGCCTATGCCGAATGAGTTCGATTGGGCTGAAACAACATCCGACAATGGTGGCGGAACGCTGCAAGGCAGTTTGGTACTCGACCGGACGGGAGGCATCTGGCTGGGCGCAGAAAGGCTTTCTGACCCAGAAATTGACAAACTTCTTGCTGATCTTGCGGCTGGCGGAGGCAAGCTATCTTTGCAGGTGGACCGCCGCGCGCAGATGAGTTCTGTGAGTGCAGTGGCGAAGCGCGCAAAGGAATCCGGTCTAAAAACACTGTCGTTGATCACCGTGGAGGCCGCAGGGCAGTGACAACGGCGATCCTTCCCTATTCCAGAGAAACATCCGACGGGCGAATGTCGGCCGGATTATGGGCCGCGGGCTTGTGCGTGTCCCTAGCGGTTCATTTTCTCGTTCTTGTTTACGGGCTTCCAGATCTTGCACCACCGGAACCGCTGGATGAGCCAAAACCGCTCGAAACGGAAATCATTCTAGAAACCGGCGGACCACTCTTTGACAGTGTGGCATCCGTCGAAACAGATCCGGTGCCTGTCACTGAACCCGAGACGCTTAAGACGGCTGGGGAAGCTGAAACTGAAAAAATCACCGAAACGGTTGCCGCAGAAGCTGTAGCGCCGGTGACCTCAGAGGCCGTGGCGGCGGCTCCGGTCGCCTCGGAAAGTGTTGCTGAACACGTCACAGAGCCACTGGTGGAAACGCCCCCCTTAGACACTGATCAATCAATTGAACCGCTGGTCACAGAGCCCATCACATCCTCTGTTGCTGAACCCACGCCGACGGTTGAAGCAATTGAGGCTGTTGAAACAATTGAGCCAGCGGGGATTGTCGAGAAGACAGACGTAGCAGCAATTGATGCGGTGAATATCGCGGAGACACCGCTGGATGTGATTGGAGTGATAACCGACGACGCCGCCACAACACTGCCTGAAGTGGCAGGGCGCGTCGGTCCTGTCGAAGTCGTAACAGCTCTGCCTGATGTGCAATCGGCGCCTGAGACTGTCCCGCTCTCATCAAATGACGCAGTCCAAGAGCTTGAGGAGGTTGTGACTGCGGTCGGTGTCGAAGCAGCTTCCAGCGATCCGATCACCACCAATCAAACTGAACAGATTGAAGTGGTTGAGACTGTACCCGCAGTTTCTAGCAACGTGTCAGTAGCCCTTGCTCCAGATAACACAGCTCAGGCAGAACAAATATCAGCGGTCGAAACGGTGCCAGTTGTCGCGGCCGATGGGCCCGTTGGTCTTGGCACGGAGACCACAGTCGCGGTTCCTGAGGCCGTTCGACCGCCCGCTCCAGGAGCCGGCCCAGTCCCTGTGACTGTTCCCGACCCCGTTATACCAGAACCTGTAAGTTCGAACGGTGTTGTGGTCGATCAACAGATTGCGTCGGTCGATCCGCTTGAGGGTGTCGATGCCCTGGCGCCAACGGATTTGGAGCCAGAACCGGTTCCGAACGCCCCTCAGACCACAGTTGAGCCGGATACCGTCGCTCCGGCGGATGTTGAAACGCTCGACCCGACTGAACGGATCGAATCTTATGTTGCAGCTTATCAGCTCGGAGACTGCGCGCATCTGACAGTGCAGTCGGCAGGGGCTGACACCGCGCTGATTACGGCCTTCGGCGCTTCAATCGCGCCCTTCGTAATGTTTGACCAGAGATTCTCTCAAGATCAGGGGTTCGATGCCAGTATCGAGGTCCGGATTGTCACCCGGCCCCAATGTCAGCTTTTGAATGCCCTTGGTTTCTATCAAGGTATTGAAGTGGCCGATTTGATCTCACTGGATAAAACCCTGGTTAGGAGCGGGACGGCCGTTTCGGGTGTGATTGGGCGGGATCTCCCGATCGGCAAAATCGCGATTGCGGAACAAAATGGGGTTGATCTGACCGGACGAGGACCTCCGGAGCTTTATCTGGTGGATGACGCAGGGCAAATACATGATGGCCGGGCATACATCTTGCCGGAAACAAACCCGGGCCGGGCAGGGGGCTGGAAGTTCGCGATCCCGGTGACCATGCTGTCTGCTGGAAACGAGGAAACCGCGCTCGTGCTGGCCGTTTGGAACCGACCCAAAGGCAAGCAGCCGGGAAAATTTGGAAAACTACCGGCCAGCCGCATTTCAAGCGTTTTGGACCAACCGGGTGTTTATTCGCTCGCAGCCTTTAAGGTGACCCGGTGAGGCGTCATTTGGCTGGCCCGGCCGTGAAGACGCCGGTCAGCAAAATCTCCAGGGTTGCCCGTTCCTTTTCCAGCCGGGTTTCGAACCAGGTGACGGCGACGGAAACCGGGATCGCGACTGCCAGTCCACAAGCGGTCGTCAGTAGAGCGACCCAAATGCCGCCCGCAAGGCTGGCCGGGTCAGCCGAAGCACCCGATTCCTGAAGCGATTGAAAGGTTTCGATCATCCCGAGCACGGTACCAAACAGCCCGAGCAAAGGTGCGACCTGGGTGACCAGATCCAGGGCTTTTAGCCAACTTGCCAATCCAAACAGCCGGTCTGCGGCCCGCGCAGACACTTCCTCGCGCAATCGCTCCTCGCGGATGTCCCGCTCTTGGAGAGCCAATTGCTGCCGGTCCAAGGCCTGAAGAGCGTCCATCGCGCTGCGCACAAGTGCGGCAGACAACGATCTGTCTTTCAATAGGTTCTGGGCGGCTCCAGCCCGGTCTCCAGTGCGCCACTGGGTGACAGCTTTTCGAACGCTGGTGTGCCGTCCGACCCGAACAAACCAGAATTGCGCGATTTTGCCGAGAATTACGGTCAGTGCGATGACGGAAATGCACAGCAGCAAAAGAACAACAGGTCCGCCAAATTCAAGTAGGGATGCGGGCGATGCAATCATTTTGCCACTTCTCCAACCAGCTAGCAGGATCCACTAAAACACAAATTAGTCGCCGAATTGAACATTTGTCCGGTTCGATAATTCCAAAAGGTCAGGACAATAAACACCGGTAATTGCCGGGGGGACACAGTTTAGAACATCATTGATGTGGAGCCGGGAGAGACCCTCACAGGGAACATCTGTCAGATCGAATTGTTGAACCTTGGTTTTGCCCGCTGACATGCGTCGGAGGTCCAGCCGCATCAAGCGGTCAATGATGCCATCCTTGTTGAAGACGACAAGCTCCAGTCCCAGTTTATCTATAGGTCGTTCCAATCCATTGGTAGCAATCACTGATAACCGGCAACCGCCTGCTTGGTTGGGCTGAATATGATTGAGTTCCAGGCCGATTTTTCCTGAAACGCCCTGCGCACTTGCAAAATTGACTGGAATGACTGTTGCGAGAACCATCAAAGCAGCAGCCGTAACCCTAAAAAATAACATCTATTCCCCCGAACCCCGAAGTCTGGTTTTGCCATACACTACGCAAAAACCATGCTGTCTCTTGTTCAATCATAGGACAGCAAAACCGTCCAGTCTTGCGCGCCTTCCGTATCGACCTGATAAAAATCGGCTTCGATCAAACCACGTTGCCAGCATTGGTCACCATCATACAAAATGAATTTTTCTTCCCGGATGCAAAGGGTGATGTCGCCGGCAAGACGGCTTTCGCCAAAACCATCAGCAATATGAAGATAGTACTTTGACTGGTTCAAATCGCCTTGGATCAAATGGGTGCAGGCGTTTGCAGTTACGGTCCACCAGCCCTCGGTCCGGATCCCGTCCTCGGTTTCATAGCCAACAGCCACGTTCACCAGATCAAGAGATCCGTTGCAGATTTTAAGGCCCGCTCGCGCATCACTGGACGCCAAAATTTGAAACAAGATACCTGCTGAAACAACCAGTCCGGTCCGCAAAGCGGCGGTCAATAGAGTTCGATTGACAGGTTGTACGCACATCTTTGACATTCGCCGGACCGCTGTGTGGTACCCAGCCTATGAAACCTCTTACGCTTGGTCAATTTGGTTCCCAGTGTTTGCCTTCAAGGCAAAAATCTGCGTGACTATAAAAAGTGCAACAACGGACACCACCAATGCTGCGGATAGATAAACCTTTAAAGACGCGCAAACGGCTTGCTCTGACCCCATTGATCGACGTGATTTTCATTCTGGTGATGTTCTTTTTATTGTCGTCGACCTTTGGAGTTTGGCAGCCACTGGATGTGTCTTTGAGCTCGGAGCAGGGCGCGGATGTTGCAAACACTGCAGCGCAAGCAAAAGTGCCGTCGGTTCTGATGGCAATCCGGTCTGGACCGGAACCGAATTCCTCCACCGTCACGATCAACGGCATTGATTTTCCGAAGACAAAAATGGTCGACGAATTGAACCGGCTTGCGGGATTGGGTGCGGAAGATGTGTTCTTGCTTCCGGCAGAAGATGTTGACTTTCAGGAAGTTGTCACTCTGCTGGATCTTGCGCGGAGTTCCAACATCGCACGCATCAGCATGAAAGTGGATTAGGCCGTGTAGACGAATTGGGGACGCCGTTCGTGAGAAAAAGGGCGAAAGATGGCGTGGAAAGACATGCAGAGGGTATCGGTGATACGGTCAAGGGGCTGTCTGCGTCCGATTGCTGCCCTTTGTCTCACCCGAAGAGCTGGGCCTGCGGCGCCAAATCCTCTACGCAAATCCGGCTTGATGATGCATTCGCATCACCTGCGCCAGATTTTCTTGATCTTGAACGCAGCATTTCCCAGCAAAAGACATCTCCAATTCGTCCCCACGGCCTAGAATTTCACGCGGTAGAGTTAAGCGCGTCACACTTATTTCACACATAAAAAAGGCCGGTCTTGCGACCGGCCTTTGATATCAGATCTCGAAGCGTGATCAGCGTCCGATTGCGCCACCGATGATACCGCCGACAACACCGCCGAGGAAGGCTGCGCCAGCCGGGTTCATGCCACCGCCACTGTTGTTGTTTCTTTGTGTTGTGGTGGTGCGGTTCGAGGTGGTGTTGTTCGCACGACGGGTCGTGCTGCGGGATGTGGTCTTTGCAGCGGCCCGCTTCCGGTTGACTTCCGCAATATACGCCGAATACTGAGTGGCGGTCTGGGACGTCAGCAGAGCATACTGAGCGGCTGTGAAATACCCTGTGGAGATCAAGCCGTTTTGGGTCTGCCAGGAGCTAACGCCAGCGCGGGTTTTGGGACCAAAGGCACCATCTGGACGTCCAACATTGTTACCGGTTAGGTTCAGACGAGTCTGGACTTCGCGGCGGGATGAACGGTTCCAGCCAAGCGCAGCTTCAGTTTGCGGTGTGCCTGGCACCGCTTTTTGCGGATCGGGCAAAGCCTGTGCCGTCGTTGCGACGCCGGTATTTTGGTTGGCGGCGGCAGCTGCATCGGTTGCTGACGAGTTGCGGGCGGCAACTTGAGAACCAGATTGCAGGCGTTTGATGGAATTGCGGGCAAAGTTAGTGAACGTGCCATTCGGATAAGCCGAGAGATAGGCTTCGTAATCGGCGATCGTGTCACTTTCTTTAACCGTATTCCACACCAGCTTTTCGCGTTCCCAATCGATGGTCGATTGGGTGGCGGCAGCTGACGGTGCAGGTGCGGCAGGTTGTGTGGTTGTCGCCGAATCTCCAAGGCTCGCGACCTGAGTGGTTGAAGCGTCAGCTTGTTTGTTGAGGAAGACCTCACCAATGAGGGATGCATTTACCCAAGGCCGTTGGCGTTTTTCGGTAGAGTCGTAAACGTCACCGGTTACCCGTGTCATAACGGTCTGGATCGAGGCATTCGGCGTGTCGATGTGCCGGATCAAAGCAGATGTAAACGGCGAATTTGCACCTTCACCGTCCAGGGCGACATCACCAGGGCTTGTCGCAAAGGCGATCACAGAGCCTTCGCCGCCGGTTTCCTGGACCTTGATTTCCGCCAAGCCGCTGCCAACACTGCCGGACCGGCTCGGGCCCATGCGGCGCGCCAAAGTGCGGGCAAGCGGGTTATCGCGGCAGGCATCCAGGAACACCATCTGCACTTTCACGTCTTTCGACATCTGGCGCATGATGAAATCCACGGAAATGGTTTCAAAATCGAGAGATGTTTCGTCTTCGATCTTTGCGTCAACCGGAACAAGAAGATTTTGCCCGGCGATTTGCATGCCGTGTCCAGCATAAAACAAAATCGCGATATCAGCACCGTAAGCTTTTTTCGCGAATTTCATAACTGTCCGGCGCATGTCGCCATAAGATTGGTCCGTACCGGAAACCACATCGAAGCCAAGGCCGCGCAGTTTACCGGCCATAACTTCCGCGTCATTTGCGGGATTGGGAAGAGCGACAGTGTGCTCATAAGCGCCATTGCCAATAACCAAGGCAACGCGTTTAGCTAATGCAGGTGCAGTGCCCACCACTAGGATAGTAAGCACGGCGATCACGTGTTTGAACATCTCCATGTCCTTTCGTCGATCTGATATCGCCGGTCGGTTGGTCCGATCTTGTTCAGGTATTGGTTCAAGTATGACTACAAATACCTACAATGGCGTTATTAGACTGTAATACGGGTCACAGGATTTCGGAATTCGCTGTGAAGAGGTAAATGAATTAAAAATTGCCCAACTAACCGACGTATTCCGACCCCAAAAACAAGCCGTATTATAGACCCAGCGGACAAAAAACGCCACGGCTGAATACGAGCTAATACGCACGTAGATGAAAGCTGATTTGAATTTGGAGGAAGAAATTGGCACGCCCAAGGGGAATCGAACCCCTGTTTCCGCCGTGAAAGGGCGGCGTCCTAACCGCTAGACGATGGGCGCGCGGTCGACGCGGCTGCGTCGTGGAGAGGCTTATAGGCGGGAATTGATTTGCCCGCAAGAGCCTTTTCTAGAAAAATTCACAAGCCCGGAATTCCGGGCTTGCTGTTGTTGAAATCTCTTGGAATTTACCATTCCCCAACGTTCTGCATGGACGCCCAAGGCTCTTTGATTTCAAGCGCTTTGCCTTTTTGCAGAAGCTCAAAGGAAATGTTGTCAGGAGAACGCACAAATGCCATGCGGCCATCGCGCGGCGGGCGATTGATGGTGACGCCTTTCGATTGTAGCGCGTCACAGAAGGCGTATATATCGTCGACTTCATAAGCCAAGTGACCGAAGTTGCGGCCGCCAGTGTATTCTTCCGGATCCCAGTTGTAGGTGAGCTCCAGAACGGGCGCGGCGTTGGCTTTACCAGCTTCAACGTCGTCCGAGCTTGCTAGAAAAACCAGCGTGAACCGGCCTTGTTCATTTTCATAACGCCGGATCTCAGTCATACCCATTTTGTTACAATAAAAATCGAGCGAGTCGTCCAGGTTGGATACCCGGACCATCGTGTGCAAATAACGCATGTCTTACCCTCTTTGGCAGCGTCTTCAGTTTATTAAGGAGCAACGGACCGGCTCATGAATATCATCACCGAACTGGCCGAAGCGCAGGAATTTGTTTCGTCTTTGGCCCAAAAACCCGGAGG
Proteins encoded:
- the tagF gene encoding type VI secretion system-associated protein TagF, encoding MGCGYFGKLPMRGDFVSRDCPAGFLEIWEPFLQEGLSQARLDLKEAWEEAYMTMPVWRFLIEPVGTDSPLQAAVAGAFMPNVDRVGRKYPLVLVAEIKRSGDGVYPSDKWFADLENTLLATLRDEATFEQFLSDFDALPEAETVQVSSKETDRTGFALAGPKADDLQSEFWTAVRGKTLRFKFSGMPEAAAFKVLVRPELSEQETGGSLAGDVHGQSREDLQT
- a CDS encoding PP2C family serine/threonine-protein phosphatase — protein: MTARLKAQDNLHGFAVGLTDVGRMRQENQDTFFIDEDLGVYAVMDGAGGMNDGARASGLVREALTGISNPSSAEDLFDQFESHVIRAKDQIERAAEHANGAGMGTTIAALLTYGSHFVCLWAGDSRVYRFRNGRLEQLTTDHTEAQDLVDKRVLTPEEAKRYPRRHVITRAIGSGLDLELDAVSGNLRSSDRFMLCSDGLTGHLDDAVIETFLMDSAAKATAKGLIDGALESGGSDNVTVVIVDIDQSSSSQAEDRK
- a CDS encoding serine/threonine-protein kinase — its product is MTPPDNLLPKGTRLNNLYEIEEHIADGGIGTVYRARDVESGDPVAIKVLLASFARDQMIVDLFRREAKILKKLTHEALTQYFVFAKEPELGIYYLAMEFVAGPSLSSRLEQGALEPEAAYRLLKRLAEALQAVHDCQVIHRDLSPDNIILQNGDVGQAKIIDFGISKSKASGPTIIGDGFAGKVNYVSPEQVGIFDGKVTSRSDIYSLGLVIAESLTGKQLDMGGTQAQIVEKRRILPPLDGIDLRFQPLLEAMLQPDPANRPASMREVANWTMGAPMQSGIPDKTVIQFQPSPPPEQELLDQDLAKPNWPRRILLGLSLIGFAGLGAAGVFFIAGPTVEDTGPERPFLAATPRENAPEAPVQPTDPEPVPAVTPEPPKTSPDIQDTAGQQTAEDKSQDEQVIGNLQDRTNVIIEQSVKPADPAPSTDQMTPEDRIRKYVTGYKSGECMYLQPVKIAANFAEIEGFAARTPPFIAFDGDFKKSQGFEATIQANLVTDAQCAAVAFLRATPQGTGRTELQLDMQRTVVPNGSNMAGRISGFDPAAGDLGLIIVASDGQVSNLSAYLLSDDGGAGFVIPLQLNRSTEETGLIIALVGKNLQNALANAAKNRAASFFEGLERDGAVLRATATTIKVLP
- a CDS encoding biopolymer transporter ExbD, whose product is MKRFSKPIHLPELIKGPKRDSSLALINVVFLLLVFLLVSGTLRPPMPNEFDWAETTSDNGGGTLQGSLVLDRTGGIWLGAERLSDPEIDKLLADLAAGGGKLSLQVDRRAQMSSVSAVAKRAKESGLKTLSLITVEAAGQ
- a CDS encoding MotA/TolQ/ExbB proton channel family protein; the protein is MIASPASLLEFGGPVVLLLLCISVIALTVILGKIAQFWFVRVGRHTSVRKAVTQWRTGDRAGAAQNLLKDRSLSAALVRSAMDALQALDRQQLALQERDIREERLREEVSARAADRLFGLASWLKALDLVTQVAPLLGLFGTVLGMIETFQSLQESGASADPASLAGGIWVALLTTACGLAVAIPVSVAVTWFETRLEKERATLEILLTGVFTAGPAK
- a CDS encoding DUF1036 domain-containing protein — its product is MFQILASSDARAGLKICNGSLDLVNVAVGYETEDGIRTEGWWTVTANACTHLIQGDLNQSKYYLHIADGFGESRLAGDITLCIREEKFILYDGDQCWQRGLIEADFYQVDTEGAQDWTVLLSYD
- a CDS encoding biopolymer transporter ExbD; amino-acid sequence: MLRIDKPLKTRKRLALTPLIDVIFILVMFFLLSSTFGVWQPLDVSLSSEQGADVANTAAQAKVPSVLMAIRSGPEPNSSTVTINGIDFPKTKMVDELNRLAGLGAEDVFLLPAEDVDFQEVVTLLDLARSSNIARISMKVD
- a CDS encoding caspase family protein, yielding MFKHVIAVLTILVVGTAPALAKRVALVIGNGAYEHTVALPNPANDAEVMAGKLRGLGFDVVSGTDQSYGDMRRTVMKFAKKAYGADIAILFYAGHGMQIAGQNLLVPVDAKIEDETSLDFETISVDFIMRQMSKDVKVQMVFLDACRDNPLARTLARRMGPSRSGSVGSGLAEIKVQETGGEGSVIAFATSPGDVALDGEGANSPFTSALIRHIDTPNASIQTVMTRVTGDVYDSTEKRQRPWVNASLIGEVFLNKQADASTTQVASLGDSATTTQPAAPAPSAAATQSTIDWEREKLVWNTVKESDTIADYEAYLSAYPNGTFTNFARNSIKRLQSGSQVAARNSSATDAAAAANQNTGVATTAQALPDPQKAVPGTPQTEAALGWNRSSRREVQTRLNLTGNNVGRPDGAFGPKTRAGVSSWQTQNGLISTGYFTAAQYALLTSQTATQYSAYIAEVNRKRAAAKTTSRSTTRRANNTTSNRTTTTQRNNNSGGGMNPAGAAFLGGVVGGIIGGAIGR
- the gloA gene encoding lactoylglutathione lyase, with protein sequence MRYLHTMVRVSNLDDSLDFYCNKMGMTEIRRYENEQGRFTLVFLASSDDVEAGKANAAPVLELTYNWDPEEYTGGRNFGHLAYEVDDIYAFCDALQSKGVTINRPPRDGRMAFVRSPDNISFELLQKGKALEIKEPWASMQNVGEW